Proteins encoded by one window of Cylindrospermum stagnale PCC 7417:
- a CDS encoding glycosyltransferase — MQVFKPTVSVIIPTYQRGHLVSQAINSVLAQTYKDYEIIVINDGSQDNTPQVLAQFSDHHRITAIHQANQGLSAARNAGIRSAQGKYIAFLDDDDLWEPQKLEKQISVLEANPRIGLIYSDSLFFSDKRGLSLRSYNTAFPTPNLQVLWTLFRYNYIPVLTVVVRRDCLDKVGLFDETLRCCEDYDLWLRLIEKFPIYFLNQPLARYRQSPNNLSQNEEQMFTNHLRVKEKVIERNPEFLKIPVNFLDPYFYNIYLGLANLHIQNHQIEQARRVLHRYREMRGETSKYEYLRLSAHSE; from the coding sequence ATGCAAGTTTTTAAGCCAACCGTCAGTGTTATTATTCCTACTTACCAGCGTGGCCATCTTGTCAGTCAGGCAATTAACAGCGTTCTGGCACAAACCTACAAAGACTACGAAATTATCGTCATCAACGATGGTTCTCAGGACAATACTCCGCAAGTCCTGGCTCAATTTAGCGATCATCATCGAATTACCGCTATTCATCAAGCCAATCAAGGATTATCTGCGGCTCGCAATGCCGGAATTCGCTCTGCTCAAGGGAAGTATATTGCCTTTTTAGATGATGATGATCTCTGGGAACCTCAGAAGTTAGAAAAACAGATTTCCGTCTTGGAAGCCAATCCACGCATTGGTTTAATCTATTCAGATTCACTCTTTTTTTCTGATAAACGGGGTTTGTCTTTGCGTTCGTACAATACAGCATTTCCTACCCCTAATCTTCAGGTATTATGGACTCTTTTTAGATACAACTACATTCCAGTCCTAACGGTTGTTGTGCGTCGAGACTGTTTAGATAAAGTGGGTTTGTTTGATGAAACTCTGAGATGTTGTGAAGATTACGATTTATGGCTGCGCCTGATTGAAAAATTTCCGATTTACTTTTTAAATCAACCCTTAGCACGTTATCGGCAATCGCCAAATAATCTTTCTCAAAATGAAGAGCAGATGTTCACTAACCACCTGCGTGTTAAGGAAAAAGTCATCGAGCGCAATCCAGAATTCCTAAAAATCCCTGTTAATTTTCTCGATCCTTACTTTTACAATATCTACCTCGGACTTGCTAATTTACATATTCAAAATCATCAAATAGAGCAAGCACGTAGAGTTTTGCATCGCTATCGAGAAATGCGCGGTGAGACCTCAAAATATGAGTATTTGCGATTATCTGCCCATTCTGAATAA
- the map gene encoding type I methionyl aminopeptidase, giving the protein MNILSNLLSQTTQPKTEKRQRRGIEIKSPREIDIMRQSGKIVATVLKEISELVKPGMTTADLDAYAEKRIREMDATPSFKGYHGFTGSICSSINNEVVHGIPSPKKVIRAGDVLKVDTGAYYQGFHGDSCITIAVGDVTPEAAKLIRVAEEALYKGIEQVKAGAYLLDLAGAIEDHVKMNRFSVVEEFTGHGVGRNLHEEPSVFNYRTREMPNVKLRAGMTLAIEPILNAGSKHTRILSDRWTAVTMDKALSAQFEHTVLVTETGYEILTDRTQV; this is encoded by the coding sequence ATGAACATTCTCAGTAACTTGCTTTCTCAAACAACTCAGCCGAAAACAGAAAAAAGACAACGCCGAGGAATTGAAATTAAATCGCCGCGAGAAATTGACATTATGCGGCAATCAGGAAAAATTGTGGCAACCGTGCTCAAAGAGATTTCTGAGTTGGTAAAGCCAGGAATGACCACGGCTGATTTAGATGCTTATGCCGAAAAACGCATCCGCGAAATGGATGCAACACCCAGCTTTAAAGGATATCACGGTTTTACCGGTTCTATTTGCTCCAGCATTAACAATGAAGTTGTACACGGCATTCCCAGTCCGAAAAAAGTAATTCGGGCTGGAGATGTCTTAAAAGTAGATACAGGTGCTTATTACCAAGGCTTTCATGGTGATTCTTGCATTACAATTGCCGTTGGCGATGTGACACCAGAAGCCGCTAAACTGATTCGCGTAGCTGAAGAAGCGCTTTATAAAGGTATTGAACAAGTCAAGGCGGGTGCATACTTGCTGGACTTGGCGGGGGCGATTGAAGACCATGTGAAAATGAATCGTTTTAGTGTGGTGGAAGAATTCACCGGACATGGTGTTGGTCGTAACTTGCACGAAGAACCTTCGGTGTTCAACTACCGCACCCGCGAGATGCCAAATGTGAAATTGCGTGCAGGGATGACTTTGGCAATTGAACCGATTTTGAATGCTGGTTCTAAGCACACGCGGATATTATCTGACAGATGGACAGCAGTGACAATGGATAAAGCGCTGTCGGCTCAGTTTGAGCATACAGTGTTGGTGACAGAAACTGGTTATGAGATTTTGACTGACCGGACGCAAGTTTAA
- a CDS encoding lasso peptide biosynthesis B2 protein: MNNLSKLLGLDSQKRQLLISTFVLLLLVRLGLFLLSFKTLQKLLSSISNAKPKCQEKHHISIDKIIWAVEVSSHYMPGVKCLARALTCQFFMSRHGYTSNLCIGVAKGEQGELKAHAWLENQGQVVIGNVTNLSNFSQLASFAKEHL, encoded by the coding sequence ATGAATAACTTATCTAAATTACTTGGACTAGATTCTCAAAAAAGACAACTTTTAATTAGCACTTTTGTTTTACTATTATTAGTCAGATTAGGTTTGTTTTTGCTGTCATTTAAAACCTTGCAGAAGCTTCTATCAAGCATAAGTAATGCCAAACCTAAATGCCAAGAAAAACACCATATCTCTATTGACAAAATCATCTGGGCTGTTGAAGTGAGCAGTCATTATATGCCTGGTGTCAAGTGTCTGGCGCGTGCCTTGACTTGCCAGTTTTTCATGAGTCGCCACGGTTATACATCTAATCTCTGCATTGGTGTTGCCAAAGGTGAACAAGGAGAGTTAAAGGCTCATGCGTGGTTGGAAAATCAGGGACAGGTTGTGATTGGCAATGTCACAAACCTTTCTAATTTTAGCCAACTGGCATCTTTTGCAAAAGAGCATCTTTAA
- a CDS encoding serine kinase of the HPr protein, regulates carbohydrate metabolism yields MSIKNDNYCYQFYGLNLSINRLLPGLVTVNSSAPIDVAIHLIGEQQSQMPLLDQTFWNVPLEWYQQTGFHLWTTHRDDGTYWRIRSFDGVDCLEFILNPDGSQVWGFWSRDALFTDAVSLLLGCVLGHLLRLRGVTCLHASVVAVDGSAIAILGQSGAGKSTTAAALASRGFSVLADDIAALIPDGKRFWVQSAYPRLRLWPNSANAIHGSIEDLSLVSTNLDKRFIDLQIKDREQWQFQSQALPLIAVYILGERDQNLTAPIINYLSLPDAMKHLIFNSYGRAFLTSQQCRQEFQELGQLAKTVPVRELLLPDNLGSLGQIYDVILEDLHLIHTLV; encoded by the coding sequence ATGTCGATTAAAAACGATAATTATTGCTATCAATTTTATGGACTCAACCTGTCTATTAATCGACTGCTTCCAGGGTTAGTTACTGTTAACAGTTCTGCACCGATAGATGTTGCTATTCACCTAATTGGTGAACAGCAGAGTCAAATGCCGTTACTCGACCAAACTTTTTGGAATGTGCCGCTTGAGTGGTATCAACAAACAGGCTTTCACCTATGGACGACGCATAGGGATGACGGTACTTACTGGAGGATAAGGTCTTTTGATGGAGTTGATTGCTTGGAATTCATCTTGAATCCTGATGGTAGTCAAGTTTGGGGTTTTTGGTCTAGAGATGCACTATTTACGGATGCGGTATCTTTGCTGCTGGGTTGTGTACTCGGTCATCTGTTACGGCTGCGGGGAGTGACTTGTCTTCATGCCAGCGTGGTTGCGGTTGATGGGAGCGCGATCGCCATTTTAGGACAATCAGGGGCTGGGAAATCAACCACAGCAGCAGCGTTGGCTAGCCGTGGATTCTCCGTATTGGCAGATGATATTGCCGCACTGATTCCTGATGGAAAAAGGTTTTGGGTACAATCTGCTTATCCTCGTCTACGCCTGTGGCCTAATTCTGCAAATGCCATTCACGGTTCAATAGAAGATTTATCACTGGTATCAACAAATCTAGATAAACGCTTTATAGATTTGCAAATAAAAGATAGAGAACAGTGGCAGTTTCAATCCCAAGCTTTGCCATTAATTGCTGTGTACATATTAGGAGAACGTGACCAAAACCTCACAGCACCTATAATTAATTACCTCTCTCTGCCTGACGCAATGAAGCATCTAATCTTCAATTCCTATGGGCGTGCTTTCCTCACTTCTCAACAGTGTAGACAAGAGTTTCAAGAATTAGGCCAATTGGCAAAGACTGTTCCTGTGCGGGAGTTATTACTTCCTGATAATTTGGGAAGTTTGGGGCAAATTTATGATGTTATTTTAGAGGATTTACACCTGATTCATACTTTGGTTTAG
- a CDS encoding NAD-dependent epimerase/dehydratase family protein, with protein MHFLVTGGAGFIGSHLTEELLKNITSLLKYK; from the coding sequence ATGCATTTTCTTGTTACTGGCGGAGCCGGATTTATTGGCTCTCATCTTACAGAAGAGTTGTTAAAAAACATCACGTCACTGTTGAAGTATAAATGA
- a CDS encoding ABC transporter ATP-binding protein — MKPGKTLRYKIQQSLRILPALRLVWQSSPRLTIALVALLVIQGLLPLLSLYLTKLIVDTIAASVNVADKGAAFNRVLLLLGFFGTITLVTTLCSSLTELVYSAQSQRLTDYMQGILHAKSIEVDLEYYENAEYYDALQRAQKEAPSRPGQILHRLAWLCLSSISLVAMLGLLLSLHWGIGVILFVAAIPAMVVRVKYSGIMYHWQRQKTAQERQAGYLSRILTTEQHAKEIRLFDLGSFFSQWYLRLRRQLYQENLAITTRQSVANLVAQAVAAILVFTAYGFIIYQTIQGTIRFGDLVLYYQALQRGQNDLRSLLGGLSGLYEDNLFLANLYEFLDLKPKVVEPSYPEPLPIPMKKGIVFNHVSFQYATTKRQALQNINLTIHPGEVVALVGENGSGKTTLIKLLCRLYDPTFGSISIDGIDLRQFEIAGLRRQISVIFQDYTKYHLTAKENIWLANINLPFSYEKITAAARRSGADDVINKLPQGYDTILGKLFEQGEELSIGQWQKIALARAFLRDSQLIVLDEPTSALDPKAEEEVFQNFRQLIKNQAAILISHRLSTVRMADCIYVMANGSIIESGTHEYLVQLGGSYAHLFETQAQHYK; from the coding sequence ATGAAACCAGGCAAAACTTTAAGATATAAAATCCAGCAAAGCTTACGCATTCTGCCTGCCTTGCGCCTAGTCTGGCAAAGTAGTCCTCGTTTGACTATTGCTTTGGTTGCACTTTTGGTTATTCAAGGTTTATTGCCTCTACTCTCTCTCTATCTCACCAAACTCATCGTAGATACAATAGCCGCCAGTGTTAATGTTGCCGACAAAGGAGCCGCCTTTAATCGAGTATTACTTTTGCTTGGCTTCTTTGGTACTATCACCCTGGTAACTACCCTGTGTTCTTCGCTGACTGAACTGGTTTATAGTGCTCAATCTCAGCGACTCACCGACTATATGCAAGGTATCCTCCATGCTAAATCAATTGAGGTAGACCTGGAGTATTACGAAAACGCCGAATATTATGATGCCTTGCAGCGAGCGCAAAAAGAAGCTCCTTCTCGACCGGGGCAAATACTACATCGTTTGGCATGGCTATGTTTGAGTAGTATCTCTTTGGTGGCGATGCTGGGGTTGCTGCTGTCATTACATTGGGGAATAGGGGTTATCTTATTTGTTGCCGCGATTCCTGCGATGGTAGTGCGGGTGAAATACTCCGGCATCATGTATCATTGGCAGCGTCAAAAGACAGCCCAGGAACGTCAAGCAGGGTACTTGAGTCGGATACTTACTACAGAGCAACACGCTAAAGAAATTCGCTTGTTTGATTTGGGTTCTTTCTTTAGTCAGTGGTATCTGCGCTTGCGGCGACAACTATACCAGGAAAACCTCGCCATTACTACTAGACAGTCTGTCGCTAATCTTGTTGCTCAAGCAGTGGCGGCAATTTTAGTTTTTACTGCCTATGGTTTCATTATTTATCAAACTATACAAGGCACTATTCGCTTTGGTGACTTAGTATTATATTACCAGGCATTGCAACGGGGACAAAACGACCTGAGAAGTCTCTTGGGTGGTCTGTCTGGTCTATATGAAGACAATCTATTTCTCGCTAACTTATATGAATTCCTAGACCTGAAACCAAAGGTTGTAGAACCATCTTATCCGGAACCTCTTCCCATACCAATGAAAAAGGGGATTGTGTTTAATCATGTCAGTTTCCAATATGCAACTACGAAGCGTCAGGCACTTCAGAATATTAATCTGACTATTCACCCAGGAGAAGTGGTGGCGTTGGTAGGAGAAAACGGCTCCGGTAAGACTACTTTAATTAAGCTTTTATGTCGCTTATACGATCCCACTTTTGGTAGTATTAGCATTGATGGCATAGATTTACGCCAATTTGAAATTGCTGGACTCCGCCGTCAAATTAGTGTGATTTTTCAAGACTATACCAAATATCATCTGACTGCTAAAGAAAACATTTGGTTGGCAAATATTAACCTGCCATTCAGCTACGAAAAAATCACCGCCGCTGCTCGTCGTTCCGGTGCTGATGATGTCATTAACAAGCTACCTCAAGGTTACGATACTATACTGGGTAAATTGTTTGAACAAGGGGAAGAATTGAGCATTGGTCAGTGGCAAAAAATCGCTTTGGCAAGGGCATTTTTGCGAGATTCACAGTTAATCGTGTTAGATGAACCGACCAGCGCTCTAGACCCGAAAGCTGAAGAAGAGGTGTTTCAGAATTTCCGCCAACTCATCAAAAATCAAGCGGCTATCCTCATCAGCCATCGCTTATCAACCGTTAGAATGGCTGACTGCATCTACGTGATGGCAAACGGTTCAATTATTGAAAGCGGCACCCATGAATATCTGGTGCAGCTGGGCGGTAGCTATGCACACCTGTTTGAAACCCAAGCCCAACACTATAAGTGA
- a CDS encoding phage tail protein, which translates to MYSRQHRTAKNSSNSSDTQAPNQFAPRRFVVQPKTEASQPQQEQTPDIEAQQEETKQYKGGFIDFSKLTPRPTPPKTPRIQMKLTLGQPGNIYQQQAVPSNPIAIQPKANTDLSPAQNPTLEPFDKAEEVSNEAVELRQMSESGESGDEDANSPNGGNVQRACSLCDSEKSLFQTKLTIGAPGDKYEQEADSMAQQVMSMDTPTVQQQPIQRQEEELSESIQKQPLSASITPLVQRFAKAKVQAKSNKESIFTNKESYLESTQLKALPAKHISTLNISPGAQAKWLNKHVHAEKPTAQEQPIQRLTDETLQRSGKSDATPATPSLESRLGSQTGGGTPLDEQTRSFMEPRFGADFNQVRVHTDTTAVQMNKELGAQAFAHGSDIYFGAGKTPGKNELTAHELTHVVQQGGAVRMNPAKKLVNPQVSAKINKEPGIIPKQDHSESAQLKPLEAKQLPTDATSRASNKDLYRFPHETQALQAKQLPNSDTPLDSNKEKRPLPQQDHQLVQSKHISTLSVSPRIQGDWFHDRKRELLDQVEQRLKDIPGYDLLLLALGRNPITGEAVERNGTKAVGTFLKLVPGGDQIFEKLQQSGALEKAFTWWQDEITKLNITIENIKGLVNKAIDSLGLSDITDVSGAIEKVKGFFKPTIERVKNFATNVGNKVLEFTLEGFMQGAGGAVSQVMAILKKAGNVFGTIASDPIKFCQNLMKAVTGGFEQFKNNFSQHFQTGMMKWLFGTLATAGLTAPSEFNAQGLISIALEVLGITYQKIRLKLVNKVGEKKLAKAEQGVEILQKILQGGLAQAWQNISELMENVEQQKEEMIGKLKDMVVEAVIGAAIPKLLVMFVPGGAIIEAVMNVYKTITFFIDKAQEIAELANAVFDSIGNIAAGNLAAASSKVETVMGRSLSLIISFLAKLIGVGNLGYKVRKLLENIKGKIDEALDKLVTFIADKVKVFLKNPGQNNQPAVVPGQNNQPRGSQTQHNQQPNNSPQNTQQNQSPTSQRSDGEVGKTINFTAKGESHSLWIEVVKTLVKVMVASTPEQVKTKLDKWQGRLNELQGNNRTKAEKSLNIAYKDLGITQKEAQEAVKEKQKADSAPGNQKALNEFIQADSETEAAQDNLADALKELFELFGEENTLSQKFIETRNQSKAVINEVRTLCNQRRQLIQAGKLESQFGYNLDGYESALQNLEEEWKSTKGATEKEPGLYELAVEEFDRIKTEVTKLKAQIQKEIPLKQDSQTETLPNEWSNIKPNLVYKTDWGLVSFADKQIAFGKQHDLDSKHLQAINKGKVAPKGSQGLVPSQLEGFDLKSKTIAKGQSHYRYHGKFIDGVNVVLHFPGKISND; encoded by the coding sequence ATGTATAGCAGGCAACACAGAACCGCCAAAAATTCTTCCAACTCCTCAGACACACAAGCACCAAATCAATTCGCACCGCGTCGCTTTGTCGTTCAGCCCAAAACTGAGGCCAGTCAGCCCCAACAAGAACAAACGCCTGATATAGAGGCTCAACAAGAAGAGACAAAGCAGTATAAAGGTGGCTTTATTGATTTCTCAAAATTAACACCCCGCCCGACACCACCAAAGACGCCAAGAATTCAGATGAAGCTTACCCTAGGTCAGCCGGGGAATATATATCAGCAACAAGCAGTCCCATCAAACCCTATTGCTATCCAGCCCAAAGCCAACACAGATTTATCCCCAGCCCAAAATCCAACATTAGAGCCATTCGACAAAGCTGAAGAAGTATCAAATGAAGCTGTTGAACTTCGGCAGATGAGTGAGTCAGGAGAGTCAGGCGATGAAGATGCCAATTCGCCCAATGGCGGAAATGTTCAACGGGCTTGCTCTCTATGCGATTCGGAAAAATCACTCTTCCAAACCAAACTCACCATAGGCGCACCAGGGGATAAATACGAACAAGAAGCCGACTCAATGGCACAACAGGTGATGTCAATGGACACACCAACTGTTCAACAGCAACCCATTCAACGCCAAGAAGAAGAACTTTCAGAGTCCATCCAGAAACAACCTTTATCAGCATCCATCACCCCACTCGTTCAACGCTTCGCTAAAGCCAAAGTTCAAGCCAAGTCCAACAAAGAATCAATCTTTACGAACAAAGAAAGTTATCTAGAATCTACACAACTTAAAGCACTTCCGGCAAAACATATTAGTACGCTGAATATCAGTCCTGGTGCTCAAGCTAAATGGTTAAACAAACACGTTCATGCAGAGAAACCAACTGCCCAAGAGCAACCAATTCAACGCCTGACTGACGAAACGCTTCAAAGGTCAGGGAAAAGTGATGCAACGCCTGCAACTCCCAGTTTAGAAAGTCGTTTGGGAAGTCAAACAGGTGGGGGAACTCCTTTAGATGAGCAGACACGCTCATTTATGGAACCCCGGTTTGGTGCTGATTTTAATCAAGTGCGGGTGCATACTGACACAACTGCCGTGCAGATGAACAAGGAATTGGGGGCGCAAGCATTTGCACACGGCAGCGATATTTACTTTGGTGCAGGAAAAACCCCCGGTAAGAATGAGTTAACAGCACATGAACTAACTCATGTGGTGCAGCAGGGTGGTGCTGTGCGGATGAATCCAGCTAAGAAGTTGGTAAATCCCCAAGTTTCAGCAAAGATTAACAAGGAACCGGGAATCATCCCCAAACAAGATCATTCAGAATCTGCACAACTTAAACCACTTGAAGCAAAGCAACTCCCCACTGATGCCACATCAAGAGCAAGTAATAAAGACTTATATCGCTTTCCTCATGAGACACAAGCGCTGCAAGCCAAACAACTCCCCAATTCTGACACCCCATTAGATAGCAATAAAGAAAAGCGCCCCCTTCCCCAACAAGACCATCAATTGGTTCAATCAAAGCATATCAGCACCTTGAGTGTTAGTCCTCGCATTCAAGGTGATTGGTTTCATGACCGTAAACGCGAATTACTAGACCAAGTAGAACAGCGACTTAAGGATATTCCTGGTTATGACTTATTACTCTTAGCATTAGGTCGAAACCCAATTACTGGCGAAGCAGTAGAACGCAACGGGACTAAAGCAGTTGGTACTTTTCTTAAATTAGTCCCAGGTGGTGATCAAATATTTGAGAAATTACAACAATCAGGGGCGCTGGAAAAGGCTTTTACATGGTGGCAAGACGAAATCACCAAACTCAATATTACCATTGAGAATATTAAAGGGTTAGTTAATAAAGCAATAGACTCTTTAGGATTGAGTGATATCACCGATGTTAGTGGGGCAATTGAGAAAGTTAAAGGCTTTTTTAAACCAACAATAGAACGGGTAAAAAATTTCGCTACCAATGTCGGTAACAAAGTGCTGGAATTCACTTTAGAAGGCTTCATGCAAGGTGCTGGTGGAGCAGTTTCACAGGTGATGGCAATCCTGAAAAAAGCAGGTAATGTGTTTGGGACAATAGCCAGCGACCCGATTAAGTTCTGTCAAAATTTGATGAAGGCAGTAACAGGAGGCTTTGAGCAATTTAAGAATAACTTTAGTCAGCATTTCCAAACAGGTATGATGAAGTGGTTGTTTGGAACTTTGGCTACTGCTGGGTTAACTGCTCCCAGTGAGTTTAATGCTCAAGGGTTGATATCTATTGCTTTGGAAGTATTAGGAATAACTTATCAAAAAATCCGTCTCAAATTAGTAAATAAGGTAGGTGAGAAAAAGTTAGCTAAAGCCGAACAGGGAGTAGAGATATTACAGAAAATACTCCAAGGTGGCTTGGCGCAAGCTTGGCAGAACATTAGTGAATTGATGGAAAATGTAGAACAGCAAAAAGAGGAGATGATCGGCAAGCTGAAAGATATGGTGGTAGAAGCCGTAATCGGTGCCGCAATTCCTAAGCTGCTGGTGATGTTTGTTCCTGGTGGTGCAATCATAGAAGCGGTAATGAATGTTTACAAAACCATTACTTTCTTCATCGATAAAGCCCAAGAAATAGCCGAATTAGCAAATGCGGTATTTGATTCGATTGGGAATATTGCCGCCGGGAATCTAGCAGCAGCATCGAGCAAAGTAGAAACTGTGATGGGTCGCAGTCTATCACTAATTATTAGTTTTTTGGCGAAACTAATTGGTGTGGGTAATCTGGGCTATAAGGTCAGAAAGTTGCTGGAGAATATCAAAGGTAAAATTGATGAAGCTCTTGATAAATTGGTGACGTTTATTGCTGATAAGGTTAAGGTTTTTCTGAAAAATCCCGGTCAGAATAATCAGCCTGCTGTTGTTCCTGGTCAGAATAATCAGCCGCGTGGGAGTCAAACTCAACATAATCAACAACCCAATAATTCTCCTCAAAATACCCAACAAAATCAAAGTCCTACCAGTCAACGCAGTGATGGTGAAGTAGGCAAAACAATTAACTTCACAGCCAAAGGTGAGAGCCATAGTTTATGGATTGAAGTTGTAAAAACTTTAGTTAAGGTTATGGTGGCAAGTACACCAGAACAGGTCAAAACCAAGCTCGATAAATGGCAAGGGCGACTCAATGAACTTCAAGGCAACAATCGCACAAAAGCTGAAAAGTCACTTAATATCGCCTACAAAGACCTCGGCATCACACAGAAAGAAGCGCAGGAGGCTGTTAAAGAGAAGCAGAAAGCAGATAGCGCTCCCGGAAATCAGAAGGCACTAAATGAGTTTATTCAGGCTGATAGCGAGACAGAGGCAGCACAAGATAACCTTGCAGATGCCCTCAAGGAATTATTCGAGCTATTCGGTGAAGAAAACACACTTAGCCAAAAATTTATTGAAACGCGAAATCAATCCAAAGCAGTTATTAATGAAGTGCGGACATTATGTAACCAGCGGCGTCAGTTGATTCAAGCAGGCAAACTTGAGTCCCAATTTGGATATAATTTGGATGGATATGAATCGGCTTTACAAAACCTGGAAGAAGAATGGAAAAGCACGAAAGGAGCTACAGAAAAAGAGCCTGGATTATACGAGTTAGCTGTCGAAGAATTTGATAGAATAAAAACAGAAGTTACAAAGCTCAAAGCTCAAATTCAAAAAGAAATACCACTAAAACAAGATTCACAAACAGAAACCTTACCTAATGAGTGGTCTAATATTAAGCCTAATCTGGTATATAAGACAGATTGGGGTCTAGTATCTTTTGCTGATAAACAAATCGCATTTGGAAAGCAGCACGATCTAGATAGTAAGCATTTACAAGCAATTAACAAAGGTAAAGTAGCTCCCAAAGGTAGTCAAGGTCTTGTTCCATCTCAATTGGAAGGATTCGATCTAAAATCAAAAACAATAGCAAAAGGTCAATCACATTACCGTTATCATGGGAAATTTATTGACGGCGTTAATGTAGTTTTGCACTTTCCTGGTAAAATTTCTAATGATTAA
- a CDS encoding nucleotidyltransferase domain-containing protein, which yields MITLNKPITQLPTKVSRPEIDLLLCCTRTHIDPETAERIQTLLQQDIDWAYLLQIADRHGTIPLLYQTFKTMWREAIPKTVLTQLQNHYHTNASRNLFLSHELLNLLKLFQSHKIPAIPFKGLVLAISIYDNLAMRQFSDLDILVKQQDIVKVQELLITQKYQLETDGSWQQTFVHSQKPEVVVDLHWELTPLDYFPFKLPDFETLWQRSKFLTLKGESIIDFSSDDLLIILAVQVARGVNEGRESLAQICDLAELFRIQQTLNWEQLLQQVSSLELKRPFFIGLLIVNTLLNAPLPAQVKQAIQEQIQVDPTILIYAVRMQKQLFTEIKSPLIIKLFFQHLMINGPLSRMPDRVYLVWQFLSFTVRLVITDTNQEDREFFPLPSGLSFLYYLIRPIRLVSRYITNSTYR from the coding sequence ATGATTACATTAAACAAGCCTATTACTCAATTGCCAACAAAGGTTAGCCGTCCAGAAATTGACCTACTTCTGTGTTGTACCCGAACTCACATAGACCCTGAAACAGCAGAGCGAATTCAAACCCTGCTCCAGCAAGACATAGACTGGGCATATCTCCTGCAAATAGCAGATCGTCATGGGACGATACCACTCCTGTACCAGACCTTCAAGACGATGTGGAGAGAAGCTATTCCCAAAACAGTATTAACTCAGCTTCAGAATCATTATCACACTAATGCTAGCCGCAACTTATTTTTGAGTCACGAATTGCTTAACCTTCTTAAGCTCTTTCAATCTCACAAAATTCCAGCAATTCCTTTTAAAGGACTTGTTTTAGCTATTTCTATTTATGACAACTTAGCGATGAGGCAGTTTAGCGACTTGGATATTCTGGTGAAACAACAGGATATAGTCAAAGTTCAAGAATTATTGATTACTCAGAAATATCAACTAGAGACTGACGGTAGTTGGCAACAAACTTTTGTCCATAGTCAGAAACCAGAAGTAGTGGTGGATCTTCACTGGGAACTGACTCCCTTAGATTACTTCCCTTTTAAACTTCCTGATTTTGAAACTTTGTGGCAACGAAGCAAGTTTTTAACTCTCAAAGGTGAATCTATCATCGATTTCTCTTCTGATGATTTGTTGATCATCCTCGCTGTACAAGTTGCCAGAGGAGTTAATGAAGGTAGAGAGTCTTTAGCTCAGATTTGCGATTTAGCTGAATTATTCCGCATTCAACAGACATTGAATTGGGAACAATTATTGCAGCAAGTAAGCAGTCTGGAACTTAAAAGACCATTCTTTATTGGTCTACTTATAGTTAACACTCTCCTGAATGCCCCTTTGCCAGCGCAAGTAAAGCAGGCTATTCAAGAACAGATCCAAGTCGATCCAACAATTTTAATTTATGCTGTACGGATGCAAAAACAGCTTTTCACGGAAATTAAAAGTCCACTGATAATTAAACTTTTTTTTCAGCACCTGATGATCAATGGTCCACTCAGTAGAATGCCAGATCGTGTTTATCTAGTGTGGCAATTTTTGAGTTTTACTGTCAGGCTTGTAATCACTGATACTAACCAAGAAGACCGAGAATTTTTCCCATTGCCATCTGGTCTTTCTTTCTTATACTACTTAATCCGACCAATACGATTGGTAAGCAGATATATAACTAACAGTACATACAGATGA